From Garra rufa unplaced genomic scaffold, GarRuf1.0 hap1_unplaced_235, whole genome shotgun sequence, a single genomic window includes:
- the LOC141317009 gene encoding small integral membrane protein 45, with translation MPWMFLDWFVPVYLLVSVLVLAGFGACLYFLEPGLQDAHKWSNKSLRHQPLAPTRQTHCRDDDSNALL, from the coding sequence ATGCCCTGGATGTTTCTGGACTGGTTCGTCCCTGTCTACCTGCTGGTCTCAGTCCTGGTCCTGGCTGGTTTCGGAGCATGTCTGTATTTTCTGGAGCCGGGTCTTCAGGATGCCCACAAGTGGAGCAACAAGTCACTGAGGCACCAGCCGCTGGCTCCCACGAGGCAAACGCACTGCAGAGATGACGACAGCAACGCCTTGTTATGA